The following coding sequences lie in one Mucilaginibacter sp. KACC 22773 genomic window:
- a CDS encoding NAD(P)/FAD-dependent oxidoreductase, which translates to MTTKLTKQTDFDAIIIGGGACGLMCAVQAGFLGKRTLVLEKADRVGAKILISGGGRCNYTNLYATDQQFISQNPHFCKSAFSQWTVDDTISFFETYGITGKEKTLGQLFPESDKAKDIVEVFTNLCADMEQDIWCNAEVKMVEKTGDGFTVRVEVNGRQEFVSAPSVVIAAGGLPIPKMGATDFGLRTARQFDLKIADTAPALVPLTITGKDQPWFEQLSGNSIFCRVWNDRISFEENILFTHWGLSGPAILQISSYWKPGETIYIDLLPNQNIADMIQQEKETNGKKMLLTYLAGLYTRKFAEALSDRLPVEKNLASLTKTEIEDISQLIHGFKVKPAGDKGYDKAEVMRGGVSTDELSSKTLEAKKVPGLFFGGECVDVTGWLGGYNFQWAWASGFVIAQNI; encoded by the coding sequence ATGACAACAAAATTAACAAAACAAACAGATTTTGACGCAATAATTATTGGCGGTGGCGCCTGCGGCCTCATGTGCGCGGTGCAGGCCGGCTTTTTAGGCAAGCGTACCCTTGTGCTGGAAAAAGCCGACCGTGTAGGAGCCAAGATCCTGATAAGTGGTGGCGGCCGCTGTAATTACACCAACCTGTACGCTACCGACCAACAATTTATATCGCAAAATCCACACTTTTGTAAATCAGCATTTTCGCAATGGACGGTGGACGATACCATCAGTTTTTTTGAAACCTACGGCATAACAGGTAAAGAAAAAACTTTGGGCCAGCTATTTCCCGAAAGTGATAAAGCAAAAGATATAGTTGAAGTGTTCACCAATCTGTGTGCCGATATGGAACAGGATATCTGGTGCAATGCCGAGGTGAAGATGGTTGAAAAAACCGGTGATGGTTTTACCGTTAGGGTTGAGGTTAATGGCAGGCAGGAATTTGTAAGCGCGCCAAGCGTGGTTATAGCCGCCGGCGGTTTGCCGATCCCCAAAATGGGCGCTACCGATTTTGGATTGCGCACTGCCCGCCAGTTCGATTTAAAAATAGCCGATACCGCCCCCGCCCTGGTGCCGCTTACCATTACCGGCAAGGATCAGCCCTGGTTTGAGCAGCTAAGCGGCAACAGCATTTTTTGCCGCGTTTGGAACGACAGGATAAGTTTTGAAGAAAACATATTGTTTACCCACTGGGGATTAAGCGGCCCGGCCATATTGCAGATCTCCTCGTACTGGAAACCTGGCGAAACCATCTACATCGACCTGCTCCCCAATCAAAACATTGCCGACATGATTCAGCAGGAAAAAGAAACCAACGGCAAAAAAATGCTGCTGACCTACCTGGCCGGCCTGTATACCCGCAAATTTGCCGAGGCGCTGAGCGATAGGTTGCCTGTAGAGAAAAACCTGGCATCGCTCACCAAAACCGAGATTGAAGATATTAGTCAATTAATCCACGGTTTTAAAGTAAAACCCGCCGGCGATAAAGGCTACGACAAAGCCGAAGTAATGCGCGGCGGCGTATCAACCGATGAACTATCGTCTAAAACCCTTGAAGCAAAAAAAGTCCCCGGCCTGTTCTTCGGCGGCGAATGCGTAGATGTAACCGGCTGGCTTGGCGGCTACAATTTTCAATGGGCCTGGGCCAGCGGGTTTGTGATTGCGCAGAATA
- a CDS encoding NADH-quinone oxidoreductase subunit A, translating to MTEVSQISEFGKILIFLITGIIMVCVIFFFNRLLAPSNPNYEKLTSYECGEEPTGNAWLPFNSRFYVIALIFLLFDVEMVFVFPWATVFGNHELIAADNRWGWFSLAEMFIFLGILVLGLVYVWAKGDLEWIKAKPTVPTTDVNIPLSFYQQLNLEQGKFVVKPFSMTNEAAAPEPVAPEVTAEAAPVRKPMFKPTFKKPTNE from the coding sequence ATGACCGAGGTTTCGCAAATATCAGAATTTGGAAAGATACTCATCTTTCTTATCACCGGGATAATAATGGTGTGCGTGATATTTTTTTTCAACCGGCTACTGGCCCCCAGCAACCCCAATTACGAGAAGCTAACTTCCTATGAATGTGGCGAAGAACCTACCGGCAATGCCTGGCTGCCCTTCAATTCGCGTTTTTACGTTATCGCTTTAATATTTTTATTGTTCGATGTCGAGATGGTGTTTGTGTTCCCCTGGGCTACCGTTTTTGGCAACCACGAGCTGATTGCTGCCGATAACCGCTGGGGATGGTTCTCGTTAGCCGAAATGTTTATCTTTTTAGGCATCCTGGTATTAGGCCTGGTGTACGTTTGGGCCAAAGGCGATTTGGAATGGATAAAAGCCAAACCAACCGTGCCAACAACCGATGTAAACATCCCGCTGTCGTTTTACCAACAGCTGAACCTGGAGCAAGGCAAATTTGTTGTAAAACCATTTAGCATGACCAACGAAGCGGCTGCACCGGAACCCGTTGCTCCCGAAGTAACTGCCGAGGCGGCCCCGGTACGCAAGCCCATGTTTAAACCCACCTTTAAAAAGCCCACAAATGAGTAG
- a CDS encoding NADH-quinone oxidoreductase subunit B, with product MSSDITSEDGGVVITKMNDLLNWARLSSLWPLSFGIACCAIEMMGSMASTYDLDRFGVFPRPSARQADVIIIAGTVTFKMAERIKRLYEQMPEPKYVISMGSCSNCGGPYWQHGYHVVKGVDRVIPVDVYVQGCPPRPEALIGAILELQKKIEGERLIGA from the coding sequence ATGAGTAGCGATATAACCAGTGAAGACGGCGGTGTAGTGATCACCAAAATGAACGACCTGCTTAACTGGGCGCGTTTATCATCCCTGTGGCCCCTAAGCTTTGGGATAGCCTGCTGCGCTATTGAAATGATGGGTTCCATGGCATCTACGTATGATCTTGACCGTTTTGGCGTATTCCCCCGCCCATCAGCCCGCCAGGCCGATGTTATTATTATAGCCGGCACCGTTACCTTTAAAATGGCCGAACGCATCAAGCGCCTGTACGAGCAAATGCCCGAGCCCAAATACGTAATCAGCATGGGCTCATGCTCCAACTGCGGCGGCCCCTACTGGCAGCACGGCTACCACGTGGTAAAGGGAGTTGACAGAGTGATCCCGGTTGATGTATACGTACAAGGCTGCCCACCCCGCCCCGAAGCATTGATTGGTGCAATTTTGGAATTGCAGAAGAAGATTGAAGGGGAAAGGTTGATTGGGGCGTAA